The Candidatus Zixiibacteriota bacterium genome includes a window with the following:
- a CDS encoding fumarylacetoacetate hydrolase family protein — MKFVSFLNSVGEERAGLFLNNQVIDLQKNAATLGLQLPSAMAEILKGWERNLKLAKMVERAVSDKKLPDLKSFKVDKLLAPVPHPISCRDGYAFRQHVATARRNRNVEMIPEFDQYPIFYFTNHNSIVGEGEVSVEIDHLQQLDFELEAAIVIGKAGRNIESKDADSHIAGFTIMNDLSARVLQMEEMKLNLGPAKGKDFATAIGPWIVTPDELEQYRLPTPFGNTYDLEMKAFHNGKEISRGNLKDMNWTFAEIIERASYGVDLYPGDVIGSGTVGTGCYLELNGTWALEAKATGAAHTPVWLNDGDSIDLEITGLGRLKNTIVKVSRDYSILAKKKALPT; from the coding sequence TTGAAGTTCGTTTCTTTTCTCAATTCTGTCGGCGAAGAACGCGCGGGGCTTTTCCTTAATAATCAAGTTATCGACCTTCAAAAAAATGCCGCGACCCTTGGTTTGCAGCTTCCATCGGCTATGGCCGAGATCCTTAAGGGCTGGGAGCGAAATCTGAAGCTTGCCAAAATGGTCGAGAGAGCGGTGTCGGATAAGAAACTTCCAGACTTAAAAAGCTTTAAAGTCGATAAATTGCTCGCGCCAGTTCCCCATCCGATATCATGCCGCGATGGCTACGCTTTTCGGCAGCATGTCGCGACCGCGCGACGCAACCGGAATGTCGAGATGATTCCCGAATTTGACCAGTACCCGATCTTCTATTTCACCAATCACAATAGCATTGTCGGCGAGGGCGAAGTCAGTGTCGAAATCGATCATCTCCAACAGCTTGATTTTGAACTCGAGGCCGCAATCGTCATCGGCAAAGCCGGACGCAATATCGAGTCAAAAGACGCCGACTCCCATATCGCTGGATTTACCATTATGAATGACCTCTCCGCGCGCGTACTTCAAATGGAAGAGATGAAACTCAATCTTGGCCCGGCGAAGGGGAAGGATTTTGCGACCGCGATTGGGCCTTGGATAGTCACACCCGATGAACTTGAACAGTACCGTCTCCCGACTCCGTTTGGCAACACATACGACCTTGAGATGAAAGCTTTCCATAACGGCAAAGAAATATCTCGCGGCAACCTCAAAGATATGAATTGGACATTTGCCGAGATAATTGAACGGGCAAGTTACGGTGTCGATTTGTATCCCGGCGATGTTATCGGTTCAGGCACGGTCGGAACCGGTTGTTATTTAGAATTGAATGGAACATGGGCGCTCGAGGCAAAAGCCACGGGCGCGGCGCACACTCCTGTTTGGCTAAACGACGGCGATTCGATTGACCTTGAGATAACGGGACTTGGCCGGTTGAAGAACACAATAGTCAAAGTCTCGCGTGATTATTCGATACTGGCAAAGAAGAAGGCGCTTCCGACATAG
- the hisC gene encoding histidinol-phosphate transaminase gives MKFKIPQHIQTLQPYIAGKPIDELRREKKLDRIVKLASNENPLGSSPKGLAAAIRSLSITSRYVDPGGYSLIQALSKFYNKPADQIIAGAGTDSLISYMVKALTEETDEILTAESTFIGIYVSTRKHNRNLKTIKLKDYGFDLEKIADSITPKTRLIFLANANNPTGTIFTKTQFEQFMTRVPSDVFVVLDEAYFNYSSHLPDYPNGLEYNYDNLIVTRTMSKDYGLAGLRIGFAFAHPEIIHQLYKVKLPFEPSLPAQWAGVAALEDAEFVTKTLELNRRMLLLMSDRFAKLGIRQVPSASNFILLLMPSEEFAFAFNNACLDHGLIVRHVKSFGIPNGIRINTGTEDETAFALDIVESVFTKLFKLMPEAVLFAGAKG, from the coding sequence ATGAAATTCAAAATTCCCCAGCACATACAAACGCTTCAGCCATACATTGCCGGCAAACCGATCGATGAATTGAGGCGCGAGAAGAAGCTTGATAGAATTGTCAAACTCGCCTCAAACGAAAATCCATTGGGGTCCTCGCCCAAAGGCCTCGCGGCGGCGATTCGCTCTTTGTCAATCACCTCGCGCTATGTCGACCCGGGCGGCTACTCCCTCATTCAAGCCTTGTCAAAGTTTTATAACAAACCGGCCGATCAGATTATCGCCGGAGCGGGGACAGATTCGCTGATTTCGTATATGGTGAAAGCCCTCACCGAAGAGACCGATGAAATTCTGACGGCTGAGTCCACTTTCATTGGTATCTATGTCAGTACTCGGAAACACAATCGGAATCTGAAAACGATTAAGCTCAAAGACTATGGTTTTGACCTTGAAAAGATAGCCGATTCTATCACACCGAAAACTCGTCTGATTTTTCTAGCCAATGCCAACAATCCGACCGGGACAATTTTCACCAAAACACAATTCGAGCAGTTTATGACTCGTGTGCCATCCGATGTATTTGTCGTCCTCGATGAAGCCTATTTCAATTACTCGTCGCACCTGCCGGATTATCCGAACGGTTTGGAGTACAACTACGACAATTTGATTGTCACTCGCACGATGTCGAAAGATTACGGTTTGGCCGGGCTTCGCATTGGTTTTGCTTTTGCCCATCCAGAAATTATTCATCAGCTCTATAAAGTGAAGCTTCCCTTTGAGCCGTCTCTGCCGGCGCAGTGGGCCGGAGTCGCGGCGCTTGAAGACGCTGAATTTGTAACCAAGACCCTTGAGTTAAATCGGCGCATGTTGCTTCTCATGTCCGACCGCTTCGCCAAACTCGGCATTCGCCAGGTCCCTTCGGCGTCAAATTTTATACTGCTGCTTATGCCTTCTGAAGAATTTGCCTTTGCCTTTAACAATGCCTGTCTTGACCATGGCCTCATCGTGCGCCATGTAAAATCATTCGGTATCCCCAACGGCATTCGTATCAACACCGGCACGGAAGATGAGACCGCATTCGCGCTTGATATTGTCGAAAGCGTCTTTACCAAGCTGTTCAAACTAATGCCCGAGGCAGTTCTCTTCGCAGGCGCAAAAGGATAA
- a CDS encoding homogentisate 1,2-dioxygenase codes for MPFYHKLGEIPRVKHTTFYKEDGKSLYREELFSSKGFSGVYSNKYHFNLPTSVKTAREIPMGNNIDWPDAPVLYFHFFTEQKQTPGDFIRARNVFLRNAHCVISTAHVNKETEDFFRNAYGTEYVFVHYGTGEFLSEFGRIPFEPGDQFIIPRAVTYQFKFDDYSANNKLVFVESDTAFEIPKHYHNEYGQLEEHAPYCERDIKVPQYMEPRSDQTDFRVILKAGEKYFEHIVPHHPFGVVGWDGFLYPFALNIKSYHPKVGRIHLPPPAHLCFKTGHFILCNFVPRLFDFYPSAIPAPYFHSNIDSDEVLYYVEGDFMSRKGVKEGSITLHPGGMPHGPQPGKTEESIGARETNEYALMIDTYAPLRPTINVRDTLDRDYAQSWLVKS; via the coding sequence ATGCCGTTCTACCACAAATTAGGCGAGATTCCGAGGGTAAAGCACACGACGTTTTATAAAGAGGACGGCAAATCCCTCTATCGCGAGGAGCTTTTCTCAAGTAAAGGTTTCAGCGGGGTCTATTCAAATAAGTATCATTTTAATTTGCCCACAAGTGTCAAGACAGCGCGTGAGATTCCAATGGGAAACAATATCGACTGGCCCGATGCGCCGGTGCTCTATTTTCATTTCTTTACCGAGCAAAAGCAGACGCCAGGCGATTTTATTCGCGCACGAAATGTCTTTCTGAGAAACGCCCATTGTGTTATTTCGACTGCGCATGTCAACAAAGAGACCGAGGATTTTTTCCGCAACGCCTATGGCACAGAGTATGTCTTTGTGCATTATGGCACAGGCGAATTTTTAAGCGAGTTCGGACGCATCCCGTTCGAGCCAGGGGACCAGTTTATAATCCCAAGAGCCGTAACATACCAATTCAAATTCGATGACTATTCGGCCAATAATAAACTTGTCTTTGTCGAATCAGATACCGCTTTCGAAATCCCGAAGCATTACCACAACGAATACGGCCAGCTTGAGGAACATGCCCCGTACTGCGAACGTGACATAAAAGTACCGCAGTATATGGAACCGCGATCCGATCAAACCGATTTTCGGGTTATCCTGAAGGCAGGAGAGAAATATTTCGAGCATATTGTTCCCCATCACCCCTTTGGTGTGGTCGGCTGGGACGGATTTCTTTATCCTTTCGCGCTTAATATAAAATCATATCATCCGAAGGTTGGACGCATCCACCTGCCGCCGCCAGCGCATCTCTGTTTCAAAACTGGCCATTTTATATTGTGTAACTTTGTGCCCAGACTTTTTGATTTTTATCCGAGCGCTATCCCGGCGCCGTATTTTCATTCCAATATCGACAGCGATGAAGTGCTCTACTACGTCGAAGGGGACTTCATGTCCCGCAAGGGTGTGAAAGAAGGCTCGATTACACTTCATCCGGGCGGCATGCCTCATGGCCCCCAGCCGGGGAAAACCGAGGAATCGATCGGGGCCAGAGAAACAAATGAATATGCCCTGATGATCGACACTTATGCGCCATTGCGTCCGACAATCAACGTCCGCGACACACTTGACAGGGATTATGCGCAGTCCTGGCTGGTGAAAAGCTAA
- the hppD gene encoding 4-hydroxyphenylpyruvate dioxygenase, with amino-acid sequence MADVIGIRGYDYVEFYVGSAKATSYWFAKALGLDIVGYLGPETGVRDRHSFYLKKNDLQIVITSALQPGTFDVFGWVNKHGDGVKRWSVEVDDVGAAFRYATSHGAVMVTRPYKMEDHNGYVEEAAVRLYDDTELCYINRDNYKGIFKPRYCKPMQNIQLTHVETGIQGIDHIVGNVRENEMNLWADYFNRTMGFETFIDFKAGDIGTKYSALLSKVVRTKDSKIRNPINEPFEGLKKSQIEEYIEQYQGSGVQHIALRTNDIVQTIEALRKNGIEFLNIPDTYYDMLRKRPDVKIEESIDELQRMGILCDIEGGGYLLQLFTKPICDRPTFFFEFIQRHGDSQGFGKGNFQSLFESIELDQKLRGNLEREAVDVMPPC; translated from the coding sequence ATGGCAGATGTAATTGGTATTCGCGGATATGATTATGTAGAGTTCTATGTCGGCTCGGCAAAGGCGACCAGCTATTGGTTTGCCAAAGCGCTTGGACTGGATATCGTCGGCTATCTCGGGCCGGAAACCGGAGTCCGGGACCGTCATTCATTTTATTTGAAGAAAAACGACCTCCAAATCGTTATCACATCGGCACTTCAGCCCGGAACGTTTGATGTCTTTGGCTGGGTGAACAAGCATGGTGATGGTGTGAAACGCTGGTCGGTCGAAGTTGACGATGTCGGCGCGGCATTCCGATACGCCACCAGCCATGGTGCCGTTATGGTGACCCGCCCTTACAAAATGGAAGACCACAATGGGTATGTCGAAGAAGCGGCTGTGCGGCTCTACGACGACACCGAGTTGTGCTATATAAATCGCGACAACTACAAAGGGATATTCAAACCCCGCTACTGCAAGCCGATGCAGAATATCCAATTGACGCATGTCGAAACCGGCATCCAAGGGATAGACCACATAGTTGGTAATGTGCGTGAAAACGAAATGAATCTCTGGGCGGATTATTTTAATCGCACAATGGGTTTCGAGACCTTTATCGATTTCAAAGCGGGCGACATTGGAACCAAATATTCGGCTTTGCTCTCAAAAGTTGTGCGTACCAAAGACAGCAAAATTCGCAATCCAATCAACGAACCGTTTGAAGGCTTAAAAAAATCGCAGATCGAAGAATATATCGAGCAATACCAAGGTTCAGGCGTACAGCATATCGCGCTTCGCACCAACGACATCGTCCAGACAATCGAAGCCCTTCGCAAAAACGGCATCGAATTTCTCAATATTCCTGATACCTACTATGATATGCTCCGCAAGCGGCCTGATGTTAAGATCGAAGAGTCAATCGATGAGCTTCAGCGTATGGGAATACTGTGCGATATCGAAGGCGGCGGATACCTGCTTCAGCTATTCACCAAGCCTATCTGCGACCGGCCGACATTCTTCTTTGAGTTTATTCAGCGACATGGAGACAGCCAAGGGTTCGGCAAAGGAAATTTCCAGTCGCTTTTTGAATCGATAGAATTAGACCAGAAGCTTCGCGGGAATCTTGAGCGCGAAGCGGTCGATGTTATGCCGCCGTGCTGA
- a CDS encoding flavin reductase family protein gives MRHIEPKNVPVKEVFDYLLGGIGPRPVALVSTISIDDKVNLSPFSFFNAFGSNPPTVAFSPSRRLRDNTTKHTYENLKVTKECVIQAVTYAMIQQVSLASTEFAEGINEFEKSGLTPIPSDLVAPPRVSESPFQMECKLVQMIELGGKHASGNLAICEVVKFHIAEDIFVDGIINPNRIDLVARMGRDFYCRASGDAVFVVKKPITTCGVGYDHIPEFIRKSQVLTANNLGQLGNIERIPSSDEITAFIKTVTVSTSATLESFHRYERLGEYHNMLSVSLSIDKIEACERRRLLVLTAKRALDFDNHDFAWKTLLYSHTLK, from the coding sequence ATGCGCCATATCGAACCAAAAAATGTTCCCGTCAAAGAAGTTTTTGACTACCTCCTCGGAGGCATCGGCCCGCGCCCGGTCGCTCTGGTTTCGACAATTTCAATCGACGACAAAGTCAATCTTTCTCCCTTTTCATTTTTCAATGCCTTTGGCAGCAATCCGCCCACTGTTGCTTTTTCCCCCTCAAGACGGCTTCGGGATAATACGACCAAGCACACCTACGAAAACCTGAAAGTGACAAAAGAATGTGTGATTCAGGCTGTGACTTATGCCATGATCCAGCAGGTGAGTCTTGCATCGACTGAGTTTGCCGAAGGGATCAATGAATTTGAGAAAAGCGGCCTGACTCCGATTCCATCCGACCTCGTCGCTCCGCCCCGAGTATCCGAATCTCCCTTTCAGATGGAGTGCAAACTGGTTCAGATGATAGAACTTGGCGGAAAACATGCCTCAGGAAATCTCGCAATCTGCGAAGTGGTCAAATTTCATATCGCAGAAGATATTTTTGTCGATGGCATTATTAATCCCAATAGAATCGACTTGGTCGCCCGAATGGGGAGAGACTTTTACTGCCGCGCGAGCGGAGATGCCGTATTTGTGGTCAAAAAACCGATAACAACATGCGGGGTTGGCTATGACCATATCCCTGAGTTTATCCGCAAGTCCCAAGTCTTAACCGCCAATAATCTCGGCCAACTCGGCAATATCGAACGGATACCATCATCAGATGAAATAACAGCCTTCATTAAGACGGTTACTGTGTCAACTTCTGCAACGCTTGAATCGTTCCACCGCTATGAACGACTCGGCGAATATCACAATATGCTTTCGGTCTCGCTCTCTATTGATAAAATAGAGGCATGCGAAAGACGACGATTGTTGGTTCTGACAGCCAAACGCGCGCTCGATTTTGACAACCATGACTTCGCATGGAAAACGCTTTTGTATTCACATACGCTCAAATAA
- a CDS encoding acetoacetate--CoA ligase, giving the protein MSAPTPLWTPSTARIAQANTTAFTRKAEQAAGRQFPSYTDLYNWSTAEIEQFWELVWHEAAIIHSAPYTQILDKRIMPGAKWFSGAKLNFAENLLRFCDSKTAIIAWNECRPQQKISYADLFAQVACCAHGLRELGLRPGDRVAGFLPNIPETVIAMLAATSIGALWSLCSPDFGAQGIHDRFGQIQPKVLFATDGYRYQGRSHSTIERIETIAESISSIEKVILIPYLDQFPRLPKCKSMLWNELLANNAHEIEFAQLPFDHPVYIMYSSGTTGVPKCIVHGAGGTLLQHWKEHKLHTDLKREDILFYYTTCGWMMWNWLVSGLQIGATIFLYDGSPVHPDSGILWSAVEEEGITIFGTSPKYLSFCQQAKLLPGTTYDLSSLKTILSTGSPLSADNFNYVYDCVKKDVCLSSISGGTDIISCFMLGNPTLPVYSEEIQCRGLGMKVETYDDNGHSVVNQVGELVCAAAFPSMPVSFWNDPDGEKYHEAYFEHYPGIWRHGDYIKITERGGVIVYGRSDATLNPGGVRIGTAEIYNPVESMPEIADSIVVGQKWLDDIRIVLFVVLQSGETLTDSLKEKIRTTIRQKATPRHLPVLILQVNEIPRTLNGKKVEVAVTKIIHGDSVLNREALSNPNSLNQFKGLAELG; this is encoded by the coding sequence ATGTCTGCGCCCACCCCACTCTGGACACCATCGACCGCACGTATCGCCCAAGCGAATACCACCGCGTTCACCCGCAAAGCCGAGCAAGCTGCAGGCAGACAGTTTCCATCGTATACCGATCTCTATAACTGGTCGACGGCTGAAATCGAGCAGTTTTGGGAATTGGTCTGGCATGAGGCAGCAATCATTCACTCCGCGCCATACACACAAATTCTTGACAAACGAATAATGCCCGGCGCAAAATGGTTCTCCGGCGCAAAACTCAATTTTGCAGAAAATCTGTTGCGCTTTTGCGATTCAAAGACGGCGATCATCGCATGGAACGAATGCCGGCCTCAGCAGAAAATCAGCTACGCCGATCTCTTTGCTCAGGTTGCATGCTGCGCTCATGGTTTGCGCGAACTCGGTCTCAGACCGGGCGACCGTGTCGCAGGATTCCTGCCGAACATCCCCGAAACCGTAATCGCAATGCTTGCGGCCACATCAATCGGCGCGCTCTGGTCATTATGTTCGCCGGATTTTGGCGCACAGGGTATTCACGACCGGTTCGGACAGATACAACCAAAAGTTCTGTTTGCCACCGATGGTTATCGTTACCAAGGAAGGTCGCATAGCACAATAGAACGAATTGAAACCATAGCTGAAAGCATCTCTTCAATCGAGAAAGTTATTCTCATTCCATACCTCGACCAATTTCCTCGCCTGCCCAAATGCAAGTCCATGCTTTGGAATGAACTTCTTGCAAACAACGCGCACGAGATCGAATTCGCACAGCTTCCATTCGATCATCCGGTCTACATCATGTATTCCTCAGGCACAACCGGTGTGCCAAAATGCATCGTCCATGGCGCGGGCGGCACCCTGCTTCAGCACTGGAAAGAACATAAATTGCATACCGACCTCAAGCGCGAAGATATTCTTTTCTACTATACGACGTGCGGCTGGATGATGTGGAACTGGCTGGTGAGCGGACTTCAGATCGGCGCGACAATCTTTCTCTATGACGGCTCGCCAGTTCATCCTGATTCGGGCATCCTTTGGTCGGCGGTCGAAGAAGAAGGCATAACGATTTTCGGAACAAGTCCCAAATATCTTTCCTTCTGCCAACAGGCCAAATTGCTCCCCGGGACGACCTATGACCTCTCTTCGCTCAAAACTATCCTCTCGACCGGCTCACCCCTTTCGGCGGATAATTTCAACTACGTCTACGACTGTGTCAAAAAAGATGTCTGCCTCTCATCCATCTCAGGCGGGACAGATATTATCTCCTGCTTCATGCTCGGCAACCCGACTCTGCCCGTCTACTCCGAAGAAATTCAATGCCGGGGGCTGGGGATGAAAGTCGAGACGTATGATGACAACGGACATAGTGTCGTCAACCAAGTCGGCGAGTTGGTTTGCGCCGCGGCCTTTCCATCGATGCCGGTTTCATTTTGGAACGACCCCGACGGCGAAAAATATCACGAGGCCTATTTCGAGCATTACCCCGGTATCTGGCGGCACGGGGATTATATCAAAATCACTGAGCGCGGCGGAGTGATTGTCTATGGTCGTTCCGATGCAACTTTGAATCCGGGCGGAGTGCGAATCGGCACGGCGGAGATTTACAACCCTGTGGAAAGTATGCCCGAAATCGCCGATTCGATTGTGGTGGGGCAGAAATGGCTCGATGACATTCGTATCGTCCTTTTTGTCGTCTTGCAATCTGGTGAAACACTGACGGATTCGCTCAAAGAAAAAATCAGAACGACCATCCGCCAAAAAGCGACACCCCGCCATCTGCCTGTTTTGATTTTGCAGGTGAATGAAATCCCGCGCACGCTCAATGGGAAAAAAGTGGAAGTGGCTGTGACAAAGATTATCCATGGCGATTCTGTCCTCAACAGAGAAGCATTATCAAATCCAAACTCACTAAATCAGTTTAAGGGATTGGCGGAGTTGGGGTAG
- a CDS encoding amidohydrolase family protein produces MKTPSIIIALLIAGGATAQTTPPQGIRSKNSESKAFTHATIIISPTQTIENGTMIIKDGRVVAVGTNIPVPAGAFEYDLKGKRIYPGFIEPYGEYGLKDVGKLNEDTKSQAPKYEGTRVGANAWNDAIHAERNWVDDFKPEKEAADKFLEQGITVVQSSKMDGIFRGRSFVTDLSQGLSNEAVIKAHAAHFGSFNKGTSNQQYPSSLMGSIALIRQSFIDADWYAKAHTAYAKNSGQKLPEFNSAIAAIAENKGPIFFEVEDELTLLRAAILSKEFSVPFVYIGSNLEYARIAEIAAVGAPVILPVVFPKKPEVKSFEDALDVNLGDLRHWERAPYNASVLEKNKVPFAFTTLKLKDKSDFLKNVRQTIESGLSPAAALAALTTIPAQLCGVSSEIGTLEKGKLANFFISDYDIFSDSAKIYSVWIRGNNEKENVSIHQKDFRGQYSLSFDNRTLSLNLKGKMSDPKGELKEGDKKAKLEDLSMAYDRIYFSAPTDSLAMPGTTRFTLLSVNNHYVGTASLADGRTLNMTIAQTGPFVAEADTSKKEDEKKDTTLVSMQTFPDMAFGYPTIPTSENVLIKNATIWTCDDQGTLENTDMLVINGKISKIGKNLTAASGARVIDAAGKHLTAGIIDEHSHIAISKGVNEGSHAVTAEVRIGDVVNSDDINTYRALAGGVTAVQLLHGSANPIGGQAQVIKLKWGQSPEKMKFAAAPPSIKFALGENVKQSNWGDDNTIRYPQTRMGVETIMKDGFQAALEYEAAWRAYNTLGKGAKETTIPPRRDIQLDALVDILSSRMFVHCHSYVQTEILMLMRLAEDFGFKITTFTHILEGYKVADEMAAHGASASSFSDWWAYKFEVYDAIPYNTCLMHERGVLTCINSDSPEMGRRLNQEAAKSVMYCGIPEAEAIKFATLNPAIMLKINDRVGSLKAGKDADFVIWNDNPLSMYAHAEQTWIEGACYFSIEKDAQMRESNRKEKNALIQKALNGKSPSGGGAASYSQVKDEKAYECEDRGDVWDALNNNK; encoded by the coding sequence ATGAAAACACCATCCATCATCATTGCACTGCTTATCGCCGGCGGCGCCACAGCCCAGACCACTCCCCCGCAGGGAATACGGTCGAAAAACTCCGAAAGCAAAGCGTTCACCCACGCCACCATTATTATCTCGCCCACCCAGACTATCGAGAATGGAACGATGATAATCAAGGACGGACGGGTTGTTGCTGTCGGGACAAACATTCCCGTACCGGCAGGAGCCTTCGAGTACGACCTCAAAGGGAAGCGAATCTACCCCGGCTTTATTGAGCCGTATGGTGAGTATGGCCTGAAAGATGTCGGCAAACTCAACGAGGACACCAAAAGTCAGGCGCCCAAATATGAAGGCACCCGTGTCGGCGCCAATGCCTGGAACGATGCTATACATGCCGAGCGCAACTGGGTCGATGATTTCAAACCCGAAAAAGAAGCCGCCGATAAATTTCTCGAACAGGGCATCACGGTTGTGCAGTCGTCCAAAATGGACGGCATCTTCCGCGGGCGTTCTTTTGTAACTGACCTGTCGCAGGGTCTTTCCAACGAGGCCGTCATCAAAGCCCATGCGGCCCATTTTGGCTCATTTAACAAGGGAACATCCAACCAGCAATATCCAAGCTCCCTCATGGGAAGTATCGCGCTTATCCGCCAGAGCTTCATTGATGCCGACTGGTACGCCAAAGCCCACACGGCCTATGCCAAAAACAGCGGCCAGAAACTGCCCGAATTCAACAGTGCCATCGCCGCTATCGCCGAAAACAAAGGGCCGATATTTTTTGAGGTCGAAGACGAACTGACCCTGCTTCGCGCAGCCATTCTGTCCAAAGAATTCAGTGTCCCATTTGTCTATATAGGCAGCAACCTGGAATATGCCCGTATCGCCGAGATTGCGGCGGTCGGCGCCCCGGTGATTCTGCCGGTTGTTTTCCCGAAAAAACCTGAAGTGAAAAGTTTTGAGGATGCGCTCGATGTCAACCTCGGCGACCTTCGCCACTGGGAGCGCGCGCCCTACAACGCATCGGTGCTTGAGAAAAACAAAGTGCCGTTTGCCTTCACAACATTGAAGCTCAAAGACAAATCAGACTTCCTCAAAAATGTCCGACAGACTATCGAGAGCGGTCTGTCCCCCGCCGCGGCCTTGGCTGCGCTGACCACGATTCCGGCGCAACTGTGCGGCGTCTCAAGCGAGATCGGGACTCTGGAAAAAGGGAAACTCGCCAATTTCTTTATCTCGGACTATGACATATTCTCCGACAGCGCGAAAATCTATTCGGTCTGGATTCGCGGCAACAACGAGAAAGAAAATGTCTCGATCCATCAAAAAGATTTCCGCGGCCAATATTCGCTCTCATTTGACAACCGAACGCTTTCACTCAATCTCAAAGGGAAAATGAGCGATCCCAAGGGCGAACTCAAAGAGGGCGATAAAAAGGCGAAGCTTGAAGACCTTTCGATGGCCTATGACCGGATTTATTTCTCCGCCCCGACCGACAGCCTTGCAATGCCCGGAACAACCCGATTCACACTTCTTTCGGTGAACAACCATTATGTCGGCACGGCCTCACTTGCCGATGGCCGTACCCTCAATATGACCATAGCCCAGACCGGGCCGTTTGTGGCCGAAGCTGATACCTCCAAGAAAGAGGATGAGAAAAAAGATACCACCCTCGTCTCAATGCAAACCTTCCCTGATATGGCCTTCGGGTATCCCACTATCCCGACATCGGAAAATGTCCTAATCAAAAATGCCACTATCTGGACCTGCGACGACCAAGGCACTCTTGAAAATACCGATATGCTTGTCATCAATGGTAAAATCAGCAAGATCGGCAAAAACCTGACTGCCGCATCCGGCGCCCGGGTTATCGACGCCGCCGGAAAACATCTGACAGCGGGGATTATCGACGAGCATTCGCATATCGCCATTTCTAAAGGGGTGAACGAAGGCTCGCATGCTGTCACTGCCGAAGTCCGCATTGGCGACGTTGTCAACTCAGATGACATTAACACCTACCGCGCGCTTGCCGGCGGAGTGACAGCAGTCCAACTGCTTCATGGTTCAGCCAATCCAATTGGCGGTCAGGCCCAGGTAATAAAGCTCAAATGGGGGCAGTCGCCGGAGAAAATGAAATTTGCCGCCGCGCCCCCCTCGATAAAATTCGCACTCGGAGAAAATGTCAAACAATCCAACTGGGGCGACGACAACACTATTCGTTATCCCCAGACCCGTATGGGTGTCGAAACGATAATGAAAGACGGTTTTCAGGCAGCGCTTGAATACGAAGCCGCTTGGCGGGCATACAACACCCTTGGCAAAGGGGCCAAAGAAACCACCATTCCGCCCCGTCGGGATATCCAGCTCGATGCCCTTGTAGACATCCTCAGCTCCCGCATGTTTGTCCACTGCCACTCCTATGTCCAGACCGAAATCTTGATGCTCATGCGACTCGCCGAGGATTTTGGATTTAAAATCACAACCTTCACTCATATCCTCGAAGGCTATAAAGTCGCCGATGAAATGGCTGCCCACGGCGCATCCGCTTCCTCTTTCTCAGACTGGTGGGCCTACAAATTCGAGGTTTACGATGCCATTCCTTACAACACCTGTCTCATGCATGAGCGGGGAGTGCTGACTTGCATCAATTCCGATTCCCCTGAAATGGGACGCCGGCTCAACCAGGAAGCCGCCAAATCAGTGATGTATTGCGGCATTCCCGAAGCCGAGGCCATCAAATTTGCAACGCTCAATCCGGCAATCATGCTCAAAATTAACGATCGCGTCGGAAGCCTCAAAGCCGGCAAGGACGCTGACTTTGTGATATGGAATGATAATCCACTCTCAATGTATGCCCATGCCGAGCAGACCTGGATTGAAGGCGCCTGCTATTTCTCGATTGAGAAAGATGCCCAAATGCGCGAATCCAATAGAAAAGAAAAAAATGCCCTGATTCAAAAAGCCCTCAACGGCAAATCTCCTTCTGGAGGAGGCGCCGCAAGCTACAGTCAGGTTAAAGATGAAAAAGCTTATGAATGCGAAGATAGAGGAGACGTCTGGGATGCGCTCAACAATAACAAGTAG